In Aspergillus nidulans FGSC A4 chromosome IV, a single window of DNA contains:
- a CDS encoding uncharacterized protein (transcript_id=CADANIAT00000179), producing MAPQTILGHSFFSPKDVHLASLVPNIKDIDLDALESVIPLQDADFTIKEIDDFTSVFGSQIDNNFQALLSRIVSWTIKRTDEAKVTLTARKGRVYTLRKPSSWFRSLCEEPQVRTWLQEQIEDGNHDGVYFVVGLHTLFDAAISGGLALASDFGGGIAVSAPAMPAGTDNIAPLQDPGQLALSAGLERSRNTSHSCTAPGEQIFALRLKNVILRTWSTQDVANVRLEQHSHWIMASDNRGSDDDSSELLEAFLEGDSEGDDDIKEDSALDDPHDCQGQVIKTPIRAIVTRTKHFSSN from the exons ATGGCACCGCAGACGATCCTCGGCCACTCATTTTTCTCTCCAAAGGATGTCCATCTCGCCAGCCTGGTCCCCAACATCAAAGACATCGACCTCGACGCGCTAGAAAGCGTCATCCCTTTACAAGATGCCGATTTCACCATCAAGGAGATCGATGACTTCACGAGCGTGTTCGGCAGCCAAATCGACAACAATTTTCAAGCATTGCTCTCTCGAATAGTCAGCTGGACAATTAAGAGAACCGACGAAGCAAAAGTCACCCTGACAGCGCGCAAGGGTCGGGTCTATACCCTGCGCAAACCAAGCTCATGGTTCCGGAGCCTATGCGAAGAGCCTCAGGTACGGACCTGGTTGCAGGAGCAGATCGAGGATGGAAATCATGATGGCGTTTATTTTGTTGTCGGTCTGCACACCCTTTTCGATGCCGCTATTTCTGgtgggctggcgctggcgtcGGATTTTGGGGGTGGCATTGCAGTGTCTGCACCTGCAATGCCAGCAGGCACCGACAATATAGCACCACTCCAGGATCCCGGGCAACTTGCACTGTCGGCAGGACTTGAACGGTCTCGCAATACATCCCACAGTTGCACAGCCCCGGGAGAACAGATATTCGCACTCCGGCTGAAAAATGTAATCCTGCGTACCTGGTCGACGCAGGATGTTGCCAATGTGCGTCTGGAGCAACATAGCCATTGGATAATGGCCTCTGATAATCGAGGCTCTGATGACGACAGCTCCGAGCTGCTAGAGGCTTTTCTAGAGGGCGATTcagaaggagatgatgacATCAAGGAGGACTCA GCGTTAGATGACCCCCATGACTGTCAAGGACAAGTGATCAAGACCCCTATACGCGCAATTGTTACAAGAACAAAGCACTTCTCAAGCAACTGA
- a CDS encoding PT repeat family protein (transcript_id=CADANIAT00000180) codes for MAAQVGETVAVPIADEQLKDGVIANKSWEPGTTSSVTPATSADEAVEQVAEKAKELAKDIGAVPAEDKNDAPVQNGTHTDEDKERGAEQNPGVDEKPEPALELLSRPDGPEAEPAVAVSEKPESNGVTPEQAPVAEPTSTQVKSDTPAVEEKSKPVPEPLDRPDVAADEKSSVAEPATTEVAPQAPVVDAPTVEGSTKAEAAEEKVNESAEESPAESKSTETPAATEPVQEATSAPPADEAEANLKAETPEETEKEPVAETAAAADEPSVEESKPAEPEPTPEAAGPAAQPVVEAEPEQQESSAEKSAESTTEETKAAAESVKEHTPETPAAEPTPEAENKPAESEAVKEPVTEQQAAESTEMTSTGSAGEAKTEEPTVEAKPADEEPLKESKAEEVTTETPAVDAVEEAPKATEEQPSTEGAAEQLTQEAAVEKSASETPFPEAVAAEEPAKEAVTEEPKAEETAAPTDSTEAQKEAAEEPVKEAVTEEPKAEETAAPTEPIEAQKEAAEEPVTEASTEEPKAEEAAEEPVKEAVTEEPKAEETAAPTEPIEAQKEAAEEPVTEASTEEPKAEEAAEEPVKEAVAEDPEAEETAAPAEPIEAQKEAAEESKVEEPAVAPEADEPVREAAGDLKGEEVATATDAVKSVETTTVEPAVEAEAATEKAKVEESTTVDEVAETEVAETAKEVASEEPKTEEPVAVAEAVDEPAKEVANTEPSEAAVPENPAPTEEPEKGATNEEPKPAEAVAEPMTEPANVAVETEESKEATEAAAESAAEPAVAETAVENVSEAPAAEKEAVSEEPKAEEPIATAESPEVPGKETVVEESAPDSVTESKDAPAEVAAEASITEVPAVLKSSEEQADKAVAEAPADTTPTAKPVESATQEPATETADAPSATEPATTESPKEPASEAPTEVPTVETVATEEVTEAAHDKPAEEQPETVDGASGKTVDAEVPGETQSTTTAEAIAAAPIEKFATEETVSKIPVEGVSKEETTVGEPGTEKPDEAAAPEVSEVEVAEESKAPETTPAEIAPAESTNATPEASKAEYAPAETAEEEPPVEKQLPDETAAPASVEEQPAGESSTTDAVNTTELTSADAASEPVPEAATDDTTATAPVVTAEPAAEAATSAPEEQKEEAAAQEPDSKPVDKDSTAVEATPAETLKEEPVTESVTENAAEADKVEPEVVEPSKDASPVEVIEEPVAEAATETTVAEENTPATTENEPASIKEEVTEPAEPVIDEAAVEEPVAEKPAANAPAIEAGASTVPQETSEEFEAPSKPAAPLDEAAIVEAPAVASEEQKLDEVSASEIRPETSQQAPEETTPVPEKEPTAPEPAESKVEVKDAEVHPVESVATTEETTAETPNTSVAGASQEVPAQVEEEKVFKDEDSFPTSEVIAGGAAAAAAAAVVAGAAAVAHKEEPAAAPVKESEVRPSQPETDRDAATLPAQRQPSVTDEQPEADPALAALAGDGEALLKKLEQPSTEQLPVHTENAPKAPENANQENETQTATESGPSATLQPPSTTEETADDAAASKGDDSRSPSQNRSVTAVSLNHKNDSWLKNILRAVFVNFIGSIFAPFRRRGRAN; via the exons ATGGCCGCTCAAGTTGGTGAAACCGTCGCCGTCCCCATTGCGGATGAGCAGTTGAAGGACG GGGTCATTGCTAATAAGAGTTGGGAACCAGGGACCACAAGCAGCGTCACTCCCGCCACTTCTGCGGACGAAGCCGTTGAGCAGGTGGCTGAAAAGGCGAAGGAGCTGGCCAAAGACATTGGGGCCGTCCCCGCCGAGGATAAGAATGACGCTCCTGTGCAGAATGGCACACATAccgacgaggacaaggaacgTGGTGCTGAGCAGAATCCCGGTGTCGACGAGAAGCCCGAGCCAGCATTGGAGCTGCTGTCCAGGCCGGATGGCCCGGAAGCCGAGCCGGCTGTCGCTGTCTCCGAGAAGCCCGAATCGAACGGCGTCACACCCGAGCAGGCTCCGGTCGCTGAACCGACATCGACCCAGGTCAAGTCTGACACACCCGCTGTCGAGGAAAAGTCGAAGCCTGTCCCGGAACCGTTGGATCGACCAGATGTCGCGGCTGACGAGAAATCATCCGTGGCCGAGCCGGCGACAACTGAAGTCGCGCCTCAAGCACCGGTTGTAGATGCTCCGACTGTTGAGGGATCAACTAAAgccgaagccgcagaggAGAAGGTTAATGAGTCTGCTGAGGAGTCTCCCGCAGAAAGCAAGTCGACTGAAACTCCGGCTGCAACCGAGCCCGTTCAGGAAGCCACAAGCGCTCCCCCCGCtgatgaggctgaagctAACTTAAAGGCCGAAACTCCGGAAGAAACCGAAAAGGAGCCAGTCGCTGAGACAGCGGCTGCCGCTGACGAGCCTTCGGTCGAAGAATCCAAGCCAGCAGAGCCGGAGCCAactcctgaagctgcagGGCCAGCGGCTCAACCCGTCGTAGAAGCTGAACCCGAACAGCAAGAATCTTCGGCTGAGAAATCTGCCGAATCAACTACCGAGGAAACCAAGGCAGCCGCGGAATCGGTAAAGGAACATACGCCCGAAACCCCTGCTGCAGAACCGACGCCGGAAGCCGAAAACAAACCTGCCGAGTCCGAAGCCGTCAAGGAGCCTGTGACTGAGCAACAAGCTGCCGAATCTACGGAGATGACTTCTACAGGAAGCGCCGGGGAGGCAAAAACCGAAGAGCCTACGGTGGAGGCTAAGCCTGCTGATGAGGAGCCTTTGAAAGAAAGCAAGGCCGAAGAAGTCACGACCGAGACACCTGCCGTCGATGCCGTGGAAGAAGCCCCCAAGGCCACCGAAGAACAACCTTCTACTGAAggcgctgctgagcagcTGACCCAGGAAGCCGCAGTCGAGAAATCGGCCTCCGAAACTCCTTTTCCAGAGGCCGTCGCCGCCGAGGAGCCAGCTAAGGAAGCAGTGACTGAGGAGCCCAAGGCAGAAGAAACCGCGGCACCAACCGACTCCACTGAGGCCCAGAaagaagccgcagaggaGCCAGTTAAGGAAGCAGTGACTGAGGAGcccaaggctgaagaaaccGCTGCACCCACTGAGCCCATTGAGGCTCagaaagaagctgcggaggagCCGGTTACGGAAGCATCTACTGAGGAGCccaaggcagaagaagccgcagaggaGCCAGTTAAGGAAGCAGTGACTGAGGAGcccaaggctgaagaaaccGCTGCACCCACTGAGCCGATTGAGGCTCagaaagaagctgcggaggagCCGGTTACGGAAGCATCTACTGAGGAGCccaaggcagaagaagccgcagaggaGCCAGTTAAGGAAGCAGTGGCTGAGGATCccgaggctgaagaaaccGCTGCACCCGCTGAGCCCATTGAGGCTCAGAAAGAGGCTGCAGAGGAGAGCAAGGTGGAAGAGCCTGCTGTCGCCCCTGAGGCTGATGAGCCCGTAAGAGAAGCTGCAGGGGATCTCAAAGGTGAAGAGGTGGCAACCGCTACTGACGCTGTTAAATCTGTGGAGACCACAACCGTCGAGCCTGCTGTCGAAGCGGAAGCCGCAACggagaaggccaaggtagAGGAATCGACCACTGTCGACGAAGTTGCTGAAACCGAAGTCGCTGAAACAGCAAAGGAAGTCGCTTCCGAAGAGCCCAAGACTGAGGAACCTGTCGCCGTTGCTGAAGCTGTCGATGAGCCCGCAAAGGAGGTTGCAAACACCGAGCCCTCAGAGGCGGCTGTCCCTGAAAACCCCGCCCCAACCGAGGAACCTGAGAAGGGAGCCACAAATGAAGAGCCAAAGCCCGCAGAAGCCGTTGCCGAGCCTATGACTGAACCTGCAAATGTGGCAGTTGAAACCGAGGAGTCGAAGGAAGCCACAGAAGCCGCCGCCGAATCTGCTGCCGAACCTGCTGTGGCAGAGACCGCCGTCGAGAATGTTTCAGAAGCACCggctgcagagaaggaagctgtgAGTGAGGAGCCTAAAGCCGAGGAGCCCATTGCCACGGCGGAATCTCCGGAAGTGCCGGGTAAGGAGACCGTGGTCGAAGAGTCAGCCCCAGATTCGGTAACAGAGTCGAAAGACGCACCTGCCGAGGTAGCCGCAGAGGCTTCCATAACTGAGGTCCCCGCGGTGCTAAAATCCTCAGAGGAGCAAGCCGACAAGGCTGTCGCTGAAGCTCCAGCGGACACCACGCCAACAGCGAAGCCTGTGGAATCGGCAACTCAGGAACCCGCAACCGAGACCGCTGATGCTCCATCGGCGACTGAGCCTGCTACTACCGAATCACCTAAAGAACCAGCAAGTGAGGCTCCCACTGAAGTGCCTACCGTGGAGACCGTGGCGACGGAAGAAGTTACCGAGGCTGCCCACGATAAACCTGCGGAAGAGCAGCCGGAAACAGTAGATGGCGCCTCTGGAAAAACAGTTGACGCAGAGGTTCCAGGCGAGACTCAGTCCACCACAACAGCGGAGGCAATCGCCGCAGCGCCCATTGAAAAGTTTGCCACTGAGGAAACTGTATCCAAAATTCCCGTAGAAGGGGTTTCTAAGGAAGAGACTACCGTGGGCGAGCCTGGCACCGAGAAACCCGATGAAGCCGCTGCACCTGAGGTAtctgaggttgaggttgccGAGGAGAGCAAGGCACCAGAGACCACTCCTGCAGAGATTGCTCCCGCCGAATCCACCAACGCTACTCCGGAAGCTAGTAAAGCAGAATATGCTCCCGCTGAAACTGCTGAAGAGGAGCCGCCTGTTGAAAAACAACTCCCCGACGAGACAGCAGCTCCGGCCAGTGTCGAGGAACAGCCTGCTGGAGAATCCTCCACAACAGATGCAGTTAACACTACCGAATTGACgtctgcagatgctgctTCAGAGCCAGTGCCGGAGGCGGCCACTGACGACACTACCGCGACTGCTCCTGTTGTTACAGCAgaacctgctgctgaggctgcaacAAGTGCtcctgaagaacagaaagaggaggctgcagcCCAGGAGCCAGATAGCAAACCGGTGGATAAGGACTCCACCGCTGTCGAGGCTACACCAGCTGAGACTTTGAAGGAGGAGCCTGTAACCGAGTCTGTCACTGAaaatgctgctgaagccgaCAAGGTAGAACCTGAAGTTGTCGAGCCGTCGAAGGACGCGTCCCCCGTGGAAGTCATCGAAGAGCCTGTCGCAGAAGCAGCTACAGAAACCACTGTTGCGGAGGAAAATACGCCAGCTACCACTGAAAATGAGCCCGCTTCCATCAAGGAAGAGGTTACCGAACCGGCTGAGCCAGTGATTGATGAGGCggcagttgaagagccaGTGGCCGAGAAACCCGCGGCGAATGCTCCTGCAATTGAGGCTGGTGCATCAACTGTTCCCCAAGAAACGAGTGAGGAGTTCGAAGCCCCTTCAAAGCCAGCTGCTCCTTTGGACGAAGCAGCCATTGTCGAAGCTCCCGCAGTCGCATCTGAGGAGCAGAAACTCGACGAAGTCAGCGCATCCGAAATCCGGCCCGAGACATCTCAGCAAGCTCCTGAAGAAACAACGCCGGTCCCCGAGAAAGAACCCACTGCTCCTGAGCCAGCTGAATCCAAGGTTGAAGTCAAAGACGCTGAGGTGCACCCCGTCGAGAGCGTGGCTACCACGGAAGAAACAACCGCCGAAACCCCCAACACTTCGGTTGCTGGTGCAAGCCAGGAAGTACCCGCACaggtcgaggaagagaaagtcttcaaggatgaagacaGCTTCCCGACCTCTGAGGTCATAGCTGGCGgcgctgccgctgccgctgcagctgcagttgTTGCCGGAGCAGCCGCTGTTGCCCACAAAGAAgagcctgcagcagctcctgtAAAGGAAAGCGAGGTTCGGCCAAGCCAGCCCGAGACTGATAGAGATGCTGCCACCCTACCTGCGCAACGTCAGCCATCTGTCACTGATGAACAGCCTGAGGCTGACCCTGCACTGGCTGCGCTGGCTGGCGATGGTGAGgcgctgttgaagaagttggagCAACCATCCACAGAGCAACTTCCTGTTCATACAGAAAATGCTCCTAAGGCTCCTGAGAATGCGAACCAAGAAAATGAGACACAGACTGCCACGGAGAGTGGCCCGTCCGCGACACTTCAGCCACCTTCGACCACGGAAGAGACTGCGGACGACGCAGCGGCGAGCAAGGGAGATGATTCCCGATCCCCAAGCCAGAACCGGTCAGTCACTGCTGTTTCTCTTAATCACAAGAATGACAGCTGGTTGAAGAACATCCTGCGTGCTGTGTTTGTTAATTTCATTGGTTCTATATTTGCACCCTTCCGCCGCCGTGGGAGGGCGAACTAG
- a CDS encoding uncharacterized protein (transcript_id=CADANIAT00000181) has translation MSPVEHNAWAQMKAREREQRLSDSDRGKYSLLHKTKVNSGQVPTRKPSTITKPSGLDNNAELALLKPEPHPASPKEMPTADKPGVTSKPNVTKKRSTTEPSMPSDRSSGSTDKKKKSKVATLRSKFSLKDLAKEYRKDIPPMSSMPKLGGSSGSGTQHTSSDSEEQSKFTHTFSEAKLYVPKTRTGDMVPNSAPPHTSEFRDSASTDKQSILSCRSVQIPPTKGNDDGKTEAKFKHSLVHNTGVGQGTPNARLETMLLDGSSPPARTGEYKNTGQPELIRVHDRVMSLKAGKNETVMPSSPRTPPPISVRSDAAAYSPSVYDTAKEVGWKAAKSSLPEVKDIKPKHPFIVSSSDFKEKAREEQDEDHMFLDPREPPLPPLPLKSRDRAVRSNPVDSNAINEAQYLTGVTSHGGYAPPPPHPGYQNTVTLDQQLASHVDSLHYHLDTTVNRLARTFENGNNWSADQILKQVDSVFDLARMINTRSATQADIMKNLSQISMEARNQAYLARQETSLVEERMKSFVQQEVAKLKNELSDLILSSHDNPKAQVQGQDSRADTSHTGDQEGPKLTIGKRNQHQNKNKSRLVTAKRDALTKPTDNRNGIAESQEGKLDSVRQAEPRTDKEPTPQNNQNISDDVPTPTAAYRTPKPRIDDVASPVPVKREVRENPGEESSGSPKGKAGKLRISGPMPISESPSASGDGQRENSDTNRPSSPQRESESKPRRVSSSDNLKTPKKKGSVFSFRRKCDGDNQSGSRFLRTPRRTKETKSVSSQESQSPRFAISTPTKTRAAPAPLDSITSTTSSNATANALEGGQIQRQESPSMIHPALRNSQQRQVMAERERLAQLNRHPRESTQIQAQGQSNPHNTSHPLQNLGNRDSPSTSTSPPPSFVSFDGPNPYASAVSVATSSSASFHDVRQYQSSMHYPQLPSSLSLPSQGHGLGVGQPQFFAPPPGFSPTLSGENNGISHGHGHSNVSDQLDGVSIDWFRNMNMPMATNYPDSDFF, from the exons ATGTCTCCCGTCGAGCACAACGCCTGGGCTCAGATGAAAGCTAGAGAACGAGAACAGCGCCTATCTGACTCTGACAGAGGCAAGTATTCACTG TTGCATAAGACAAAGGTTAACTCCGGTCAAGTGCCGACTCGAAAGCCTTCCACAATCACCAAGCCCTCAGGCTTAGACAACAACGCtgagctggctctgctgaagCCTGAACCTCATCCCGCTAGTCCTAAGGAGATGCCCACAGCTGACAAGCCGGGCGTGACGAGCAAGCCTAACGTGACCAAGAAGAGGTCTACCACAGAGCCTTCTATGCCTTCAGATCGCAGCTCGGGTTCAACcgataaaaagaagaaatcgaaGGTAGCAACGCTGCGGTCCAAGTTCAGCTTGAAGGATCTCGCCAAAGAATATCGGAAAGACATTCCTCCCATGAGCAGTATGCCTAAATTGGGCGGTAGCTCCGGCAGTGGAACCCAGCATACTTCTTCTGACAGTGAGGAGCAGTCCAAGTTTACACATACCTTCAGTGAGGCAAAGTTGTACGTTCCTAAGACCAGAACTGGCGATATGGTTCCCAACTCTGCGCCACCCCATACCTCCGAATTTCGTGACTCTGCCAGCACAGATAAGCAGAGTATCTTGTCTTGCCGCTCTGTGCAGATTCCGCCCACCAAGGGCAACGACGATGGGAAGACTGAAGCGAAGTTCAAGCATAGCCTTGTGCACAATACTGGCGTTGGCCAAGGCACACCGAACGCGCGCCTGGAAACTATGCTGCTTGATGGCTCGTCTCCCCCCGCACGAACCGGCGAATACAAGAATACTGGTCAACCGGAATTAATCAGGGTGCATGATCGCGTTATGAGCTTGAAAGCTGGTAAAAACGAGACCGTGatgccttcttcgcctcggACCCCACCCCCAATTTCTGTTCGCAGCGACGCTGCTGCATACTCACCATCCGTCTACGATACGGCAAAAGAGGTTGGCTGGAAGGCCGCAAAGTCATCACTCCCCGAGGTGAAGGATATAAAGCCAAAGCACCCCTTCATCGTCTCCTCTTCTGACTTTAAGGAGAAGGCTCGtgaagagcaggatgaagacCACATGTTCTTGGATCCCCGGGAGCCGCCACttccccctcttcctctcaagTCCAGAGACCGAGCAGTGAGAAGCAACCCAGTGGACAGCAACGCTATCAATGAAGCGCAGTATTTAACCGGCGTGACCAGTCATGGCGGGTATGCTCCCCCCCCTCCGCATCCGGGCTACCAAAACACGGTGACCTTGGACCAGCAACTCGCTTCGCATGTTGATTCGCTTCATTATCATCTTGATACCACGGTTAACAGACTTGCCAGAACATTTGAGAACGGCAACAACTGGTCCGCGGACCAGATTTTGAAGCAGGTCGACAGCGTGTTTGACCTCGCGCGAATGATCAATACTCGCTCCGCGACTCAGGCAGATATCATGAAAAATCTATCTCAGATCTCCATGGAAGCTCGCAACCAGGCATACTTGGCCCGTCAGGAGACTTCCTTGGTAGAGGAAAGAATGAAGAGTTTCGTCCAGCAGGAGGTTGccaagctgaagaatgagCTCAGTGACTTAATTCTGTCCAGCCACGACAACCCAAAGGCCCAGGTCCAAGGGCAGGACTCAAGAGCAGACACGTCTCACACAGGAGACCAGGAAGGGCCCAAGCTGACCATtggaaaaagaaaccagCATCAAAACAAGAATAAGTCACGGCTGGTAACTGCGAAACGGGACGCATTAACAAAACCTACTGACAATAGGAATGGAATTGCTGAGAGCCAGGAAGGCAAGCTTGATTCAGTACGACAAGCTGAACCCAGGACAGACAAAGAACCCACTCCTCAGAACAATCAGAACATAAGCGACGACGTCCCAACACCAACTGCTGCCTATCGTACCCCGAAACCTCGAATTGACGATGTCGCTTCTCCCGTTCCAGTCAAGCGAGAGGTCCGTGAAAACCCTGGCGAAGAATCATCTGGAAGCCCTAAGGGAAAGGCTGGCAAGTTGCGTATCTCCGGTCCGATGCCTATCTCAGAATCTCCATCTGCCAGCGGGGACGGCCAAAGAGAGAACTCAGATACCAACCGGCCGTCCAGTCCACAGCGTGAGTCAGAAAGCAAACCCCGCCGTGTTTCCAGCAGTGACAATCTGAAAACTCCCAAGAAAAAAGGGAGCGTCTTCAGTTTTCGCCGGAAGTGTGATGGTGACAATCAATCCGGAAGCAGATTTCTTCGCACCCCTCGTCGCACGAAGGAGACCAAATCGGTCAGCAGCCAGGAGTCTCAAAGCCCTCGTTTCGCAATATCGACCCCTACGAAGACGCGTGCTGCGCCTGCCCCTCTCGATTCGATTACGTCCACCACGTCGAGTAATGCGACAGCTAATGCCCTCGAGGGTGGGCAGATTCAAAGGCAAGAGAGCCCAAGTATGATTCATCCTGCGCTCCGGAACTCCCAGCAGAGGCAGGTCATGGCAGAACGTGAGCGCCTTGCACAGCTAAACCGCCATCCTCGAGAATCCACACAGATACAGGCACAGGGACAAAGTAATCCTCATAACACCTCCCACCCCCTTCAGAATCTAGGCAATCGGGACTCGCCCTCCACGTCCACCTCTCCCCCTCCATCATTTGTATCCTTTGATGGTCCTAACCCCTATGCTTCTGCCGTATCCGTCGCTACCAGctcttctgcctctttccacGATGTCAGACAATACCAATCTAGCATGCATTACCCTCAGCTGCCTTCgtccctttctcttccctctcAGGGCCACGGACTAGGAGTTGGTCAGCCGCAGTTCTTCGCTCCACCTCCAGGTTTCTCACCTACTCTTTCTGGTGAAAATAATGGTATCAGCCATGGGCACGGCCATAGCAATGTCTCTGATCAGCTCGATGGCGTCAGCATCGACTGGTTTAGAAATATGAATATGCCGATGGCCACTAATTATCCGGATAGTGACTTCTTTTGA
- a CDS encoding nuclear export protein Noc3 (transcript_id=CADANIAT00000182) → MAPGRTTKRRRVSPPDEEENVSNRKGDFYSHAAEWDLEQDYEQRPRKLNKKEKERTRLPIKTAEGFQNVEASESEPEDDDSFLATDDDDMDEDGDAEVDETEESEEEAPKIPLKQQIIQAKEEIARTATLINEDPEEHISSFKSLAEMVDGGSHVAVKKLALAAQAAIYKDVIPGYRIRPLSEEEASAKVSKDVRKLRNYEQSLLSGYKHYIQKLLAFTKPSKERAGTDNGMKTVAINCACNLILSVPHFNFRAELLRILVNQLARKRVDDDFVKCRDTLQEVFARDDDGIVSLEAVRLLSKMMKARDFKIHGSVLDTFLHLRLLREFSSKGSRDRVDRDNEEETSGGKKMKQKKEWRTKRNRKLEKERKAVEKDMKEADALVSHEARDKNQAETLKLVFGIYFRILKLRVPNLMGPVLEGLAKYAHMINQDFFGDLLEALKDLIGHAEDDELNEVDDNEDDEHINSASSTTRDSTRESLLCTVTAFALLEGQDASKAAAALHLDLSFFIKHLYRSLYTLSTNPDVEFNPNASNALRLPDPSSSQQQQQNAQDRKKKVNFQTPIVLLLRCLNASLISRANGLPPPVRLASFAKRLMTTTLQVPEKSALATLALLNQVAKHNARRISSLWYSEERKGDGLFNPYATDFEATNVFAGTIWEGELLKLHYCPDVREAAAGVEKMIATRD, encoded by the coding sequence ATGGCTCCCGGACGGACgacaaaaaggagaagggtgagCCCAccggatgaagaagagaacgtTTCCAATCGCAAGGGCGACTTTTATTCCCACGCCGCCGAATGGGACCTCGAACAAGACTACGAGCAGCGGCCGCGCAAGCTgaacaagaaggagaaggaaaggaccAGGCTTCCGATTAAGACTGCGGAAGGTTTTCAGAATGTCGAAGCATCCGAATCTGAgcccgaagacgatgacagTTTCCTGGCGACTGACGACGATGACATGGACGAGGACGGCGACGCGGAGGTAGACGAAACAGAGgaaagcgaggaagaggcgcCGAAGATCCCATTGAAGCAGCAGATTATACAAGCGAAGGAGGAAATCGCTCGAACGGCAACGCTGATTAACGAAGACCCCGAAGAGCATATTTCATCGTTCAAGTCGCTGGCTGAGATGGTAGACGGCGGATCACACGTTGCGGTCAAGAAACTGGCTCTTGCAGCACAGGCAGCGATCTACAAGGATGTCATCCCGGGATACCGAATCCGTCCGCtgagcgaagaggaagcgTCCGCGAAAGTCTCGAAAGACGTGCGCAAATTGCGGAATTACGAACAGTCTCTGCTGTCAGGCTACAAACATTACATTCAGAAGCTCTTGGCTTTTACGAAGCCTTCAAAAGAAAGGGCAGGTACTGATAACGGGATGAAGACTGTCGCGATCAATTGTGCCTGCAACCTGATTCTATCCGTACCGCATTTCAATTTCCGCGCCGAGTTACTGAGGATCCTCGTCAATCAGTTGGCCAGGAAGCGCGTTGATGATGACTTCGTCAAGTGCCGGGATACCCTCCAGGAAGTGTTCGCTCGGGACGACGACGGAATTGTTTCTCTTGAGGCCGTCCGCCTTCTTTCGAAAATGATGAAAGCCAGGGACTTTAAAATCCACGGCAGCGTCCTGGATACATTCCTTCACCTCCGACTGCTCCGCGAATTCTCTTCAAAGGGTTCAAGAGACCGAGTAGACCGCGACAATGAGGAAGAAACTTCTGGTGGCAAGAAaatgaaacaaaagaaagaatggCGCACGAAGCGAAACCGCAAGCTCGAAAAGGAACGCAAGGCCGTGGAAAAAGACATGAAAGAAGCTGACGCGCTCGTCTCGCACGAGGCCCGCGACAAAAACCAAGCTGAGACTCTCAAGCTCGTCTTTGGCATCTACTTCCGCATCCTGAAACTCCGCGTCCCGAATCTCATGGGTCCTGTTCTCGAAGGTCTCGCCAAGTACGCCCACATGATCAACCAGGACTTCTTCGGAGATCTCCTGGAAGCCCTCAAGGATCTCATCGGACAtgccgaggacgacgagCTCAACGAGGTCGACGAtaacgaagatgatgaacaCATCAACTCCGCCTCTTCGACAACTCGCGACTCCACCCGCGAATCCCTCCTCTGCACCGTTACAGCCTTCGCTCTTTTGGAAGGCCAAGACGCCAGCAAAGCCGCCGCAGCTTTGCACCTCGAcctcagcttcttcattaAACACCTCTACCGCTCCCTGTACACTCTCTCCACAAATCCCGACGTCGAATTCAACCCCAATGCCTCTAAcgccctccgcctccctgacccttcttcctcgcaacaacagcaacagaacgCGCAAGACCGCAAGAAAAAAGTAAATTTCCAAACGcccatcgtcctcctcctccgctgcctcAATGCCTCCCTCATCTCCCGCGCAAACGGCCTCCCCCCGCCTGTTCGCCTTGCGTCTTTCGCGAAACGCCTCATGACGACGACCCTCCAAGTTCCTGAGAAGTCAGCCCTTGCGACATTGGCGCTGCTGAATCAAGTAGCTAAGCATAATGCGCGCCGGATTAGTTCGCTGTGGTATAGCGAAGAGCGGAAGGGTGATGGTTTGTTTAACCCCTACGCAACGGACTTCGAGGCGACAAATGTGTTTGCCGGGACGATTTGGGAAGGAGAATTATTGAAGTTGCATTATTGTCCAGATGTTagggaggctgctgcgggCGTTGAGAAGATGATCGCTACCAGGGATTAG